A genomic stretch from Edaphobacter aggregans includes:
- a CDS encoding Ig-like domain repeat protein, whose amino-acid sequence MLISKFLRRRPCLGYLSVLAMFLLFAATLHAQRLTLNTRTFSDSTETSAVDAGLVPASQPLSLTVRLAPTPERKAALDQFLADQVTPSSPNYHHWLTPPQFAASYGATDDQLAAATTWLQSQGLAVQAISPAKTRLAVSGTAAQVQSAFSIVLRRYQVAGTMYFANTTQPSLPQEVASIIAGVRGLDDMPVAAPKVMARLISASQSATPAPSDGTDALGSAAAAIDANNAPILTLNTTECSNDLAQADYDAYRDLFRQASAQGITVLAASGCSTSGTGSFPASLSEVTAFATSATVRSASASFVGIDPRPSWQYALGLPDDSTRQEPDLTTTSADAFAQALTTIIQQNGGRQGNINAILYSLATTPDLYTQPDNAPAGTWESTTGLGVVDLQKLIKVFPRASGTSTTTTLAYSGSNTIGYGTQVVLTASVSPSAFNTANASGTVTFTSTPQGIIGSAPLTGGSATLTLGSLAVGSYTITASYSGDGNYAASTSVVPVSITVNIVNATLVATLSPSSNVPYGSTGTVTATVALPNSSGAPAGTVSATIEAVTGALFTATLSPNPGGNTATANIVVNAPAPNSKGYTVEVACQGNTNFQCQTPVDLIMTTVLGNTITTMNVSPSAPQAGQPVTLTAIINNSGNGTGTYTFSGNVTFYDNGAQIATAAVATNQATTNKTLAGNIQHSIVAKYSGDANWNPSTSAPQSVSPSLLPATMTLTSNVSTALAGVNLVFTATVFTTVTNTVGPTGNVTFYDTYNGTAIQLGNPTPLTPNGPNESIARLSTTGLLAGGHSVYAVYGGDANFGGATSTPLAIAITDYNLTMVPQTITLQAGQTGQVVMLLGLVGGFNGTVSFGCTPPANAEITCSFNPVTLAGGGSTTMSIVTTAATVATTSKLAQRLDGWGVAAGPMLATLFFLAVPGRRRRLPTMLLVLFALGLTANIGCSKAADPPTVSDPGTPLGTQIFTITTAGTDGVNSVRHSFQYQITIQ is encoded by the coding sequence ATGTTGATTTCGAAGTTCTTGCGCCGCAGGCCCTGTCTTGGTTATTTATCCGTTCTGGCGATGTTTCTTCTATTCGCCGCAACGCTGCACGCGCAAAGGCTCACGCTGAACACTCGCACTTTCAGCGATTCAACAGAGACATCTGCGGTCGATGCAGGACTGGTTCCGGCTTCGCAGCCACTTAGTCTTACCGTGCGGCTTGCTCCAACGCCGGAGCGAAAGGCTGCGCTGGATCAGTTTCTCGCCGATCAAGTTACACCTTCATCGCCAAACTATCATCACTGGTTGACGCCGCCGCAATTCGCGGCAAGCTATGGCGCGACGGACGATCAACTGGCCGCGGCGACGACATGGCTTCAGTCGCAGGGGCTTGCGGTGCAAGCTATATCACCGGCGAAGACTCGGCTGGCTGTTTCGGGTACAGCAGCGCAGGTTCAGAGTGCGTTCTCGATTGTGCTACGTCGCTATCAGGTAGCGGGGACGATGTACTTCGCCAATACGACACAGCCATCGCTGCCACAGGAGGTCGCGTCGATCATCGCTGGTGTTCGTGGGCTGGATGATATGCCTGTAGCGGCTCCCAAGGTGATGGCGAGACTTATCTCTGCCTCGCAAAGTGCCACTCCGGCTCCTAGCGATGGCACGGATGCACTGGGAAGTGCCGCAGCTGCCATCGATGCGAACAACGCCCCTATCCTTACCCTCAACACAACCGAGTGCTCCAACGATTTGGCACAAGCCGACTATGACGCTTATCGCGACCTCTTTCGACAGGCAAGCGCCCAAGGGATCACTGTGCTTGCGGCGAGCGGTTGCAGCACGAGTGGGACGGGTAGCTTTCCGGCCAGCCTCTCTGAGGTTACGGCGTTTGCGACGAGCGCAACGGTGAGGTCGGCGAGCGCGTCTTTTGTCGGCATCGATCCACGCCCATCGTGGCAGTATGCGCTGGGCCTACCGGACGACTCTACCCGGCAGGAGCCTGATCTGACGACCACTTCAGCAGATGCGTTCGCGCAGGCGCTGACTACGATTATTCAACAGAATGGAGGACGACAGGGCAACATCAACGCGATCCTCTATTCGTTGGCAACCACGCCGGACCTTTACACGCAGCCTGACAATGCTCCCGCAGGAACATGGGAGTCGACCACTGGCTTAGGCGTCGTCGACTTGCAGAAGTTAATTAAGGTGTTTCCGCGTGCGAGTGGAACATCGACGACGACTACGCTGGCCTACAGCGGCAGCAACACTATAGGCTACGGCACGCAGGTCGTGTTGACGGCGAGCGTTTCGCCATCAGCGTTCAATACAGCGAATGCTTCGGGCACCGTCACCTTCACGAGTACCCCGCAAGGCATTATCGGTTCTGCTCCCCTGACCGGCGGCTCAGCTACATTGACGCTCGGCTCGCTGGCGGTCGGCTCGTACACGATAACTGCCAGCTACTCCGGCGACGGGAACTATGCTGCCAGCACCAGCGTTGTCCCCGTCTCGATTACCGTCAACATCGTCAATGCAACCCTGGTGGCTACCCTCTCTCCGTCATCGAATGTGCCTTATGGAAGTACCGGCACAGTCACCGCGACCGTCGCGTTGCCGAACTCATCGGGAGCGCCTGCCGGCACGGTTTCAGCGACGATCGAGGCCGTCACGGGTGCTCTGTTTACGGCGACGCTCTCTCCCAACCCAGGCGGCAATACGGCGACCGCGAACATCGTTGTTAACGCGCCAGCCCCAAATTCTAAAGGCTACACAGTCGAGGTGGCTTGCCAGGGCAATACAAACTTCCAATGCCAGACGCCTGTAGATCTCATCATGACGACTGTTCTGGGCAACACTATAACCACGATGAACGTCAGTCCTTCTGCGCCCCAGGCTGGGCAGCCGGTGACACTGACGGCGATCATCAATAACTCCGGCAACGGCACTGGAACGTATACCTTCTCCGGCAACGTCACCTTCTATGACAACGGCGCGCAGATTGCGACGGCCGCAGTCGCCACGAATCAGGCTACGACGAACAAGACCCTGGCAGGCAACATTCAGCACAGCATTGTGGCGAAGTACAGTGGAGATGCCAACTGGAATCCCAGCACATCGGCTCCACAGTCTGTCTCGCCATCGCTTCTGCCGGCAACCATGACGCTGACATCGAACGTCTCCACAGCGCTCGCCGGCGTGAACCTCGTATTCACGGCAACGGTCTTCACCACAGTGACCAATACGGTCGGGCCAACGGGCAACGTCACCTTCTACGACACCTACAATGGCACCGCGATTCAGCTGGGCAACCCTACGCCTCTGACTCCCAATGGCCCGAACGAGTCGATCGCCCGGCTTTCGACGACGGGGCTGTTAGCAGGTGGGCATAGCGTCTACGCCGTCTATGGCGGCGATGCGAACTTTGGCGGTGCAACGTCTACGCCGCTTGCTATCGCAATCACGGATTACAACCTGACGATGGTGCCCCAGACCATCACTCTTCAGGCCGGACAGACCGGTCAGGTGGTGATGCTGCTTGGCCTGGTCGGTGGATTCAATGGAACGGTCAGCTTCGGATGCACACCTCCAGCTAATGCCGAGATCACCTGCTCCTTCAACCCGGTGACGCTCGCGGGCGGGGGCAGCACGACCATGTCGATCGTCACAACGGCTGCAACAGTGGCTACGACTTCTAAGCTGGCTCAACGGCTCGATGGCTGGGGCGTCGCCGCAGGTCCCATGCTGGCTACATTGTTCTTCCTTGCGGTGCCCGGGCGCCGGCGGCGGCTCCCCACGATGTTGCTGGTGCTCTTCGCCCTCGGCCTGACGGCAAACATCGGCTGCAGCAAGGCTGCCGACCCGCCAACCGTATCCGATCCGGGCACCCCGCTCGGCACGCAGATATTCACCATCACGACTGCGGGCACCGATGGCGTAAACAGCGTGCGGCACAGTTTTCAGTATCAGATCACAATTCAGTAG
- a CDS encoding protease pro-enzyme activation domain-containing protein, with translation MQNRINAPVSSSNRVAVQHTISPRALRAQDLGSAPADRKLESITLHFNMTAAQQADLNQLLIDQQNPSSPSYHQWLTPAQFGARFGLSSSDLSKVTSWLTSKGLTIASVAPSSNYVSVSGTVGQVEQAFGVSMHAMSENGQQHIANVTDPQLPAAIANIVTGITGLHDFKLKSRARVATPRYTSSVTGSHYIAPGDFYTIYDVNQLISGNSINGSGISIAIVGQTDISTAAVSAFRSASGLSSNLPTIVKATGYVAGIVSADVDEAQLDVEWSGAVAPNATILFVTVGSSPTASVMDALNYAISNNLAPIVSISYGNCESGWGQSELNSINQELQQANAQGITVVGPSGDSGATDCDIDPPADFGLAVDFPASSPFATSAGGSMFNEGSATGTTSYWNSNSSSSTSNAGSALSYIPETVWNESNSTGFGAGGGGVSAYFSKPAWQVGTGVPSDSSRDVPDVSFNAASGHDGYLFCSVATSAASLTPCTNGFRDSSSNLDVVGGTSVAAPTLAGVFALLEQQLGGGTANRIGNANPMIYGLANSTYYNNVFHDITSGNNNSTCQQGTTNCPSGGSIGYNAAPGYDLATGWGSLDVYNFVNKWKLVTPTGSGVATGSAISSTTVTTSAATCSNSSGSLALTIAVANASGTSLTAPTGTVQILVDNVALTGTNTATLSGGSATFTVNTSTLSSGGHTFGAVYLGDGNYAASKGSLYADIVSSSQKDFALTPCTAPSSTASGSSASGITFTITPANGFTGTVNLTANVDNSVAASYTFSPATVTISSGAVTSTLVLTADQSSTSGTFLNAQNSHPASHIAPWYIAGSGASLACMMLLVLPRRRRWGALLALLLSVAAISASGCGGSSSSSSSSGSGGTTPSTTFAARGTYTVNVTAISGSLVHTSTVTFTVQ, from the coding sequence GTGCAGAATCGCATTAATGCACCTGTCTCCAGCAGCAACCGCGTTGCCGTGCAGCACACGATTTCCCCCCGTGCGCTCCGTGCCCAGGACCTCGGCTCGGCTCCGGCGGACCGGAAGCTGGAATCGATCACGCTGCACTTTAATATGACCGCTGCCCAACAGGCCGACCTCAACCAGCTCCTCATTGACCAGCAGAACCCGAGCTCTCCCAGCTATCACCAGTGGCTTACGCCAGCGCAGTTCGGCGCTCGCTTTGGGCTTTCGAGCTCGGACCTCTCGAAGGTAACCAGTTGGCTCACCAGCAAGGGGCTCACCATCGCAAGCGTTGCGCCCAGCTCTAACTACGTCTCCGTCAGCGGAACTGTCGGCCAGGTCGAGCAGGCCTTCGGCGTCAGCATGCATGCCATGTCCGAGAACGGCCAGCAGCACATTGCGAATGTCACCGACCCCCAGCTACCTGCGGCCATCGCCAACATCGTCACCGGCATCACCGGACTGCACGACTTCAAGCTCAAGTCACGCGCTCGCGTCGCTACTCCCAGATACACTTCATCGGTGACGGGCAGCCACTACATCGCCCCGGGCGACTTCTATACCATCTACGACGTCAACCAGCTGATATCAGGGAACTCGATCAACGGCTCGGGCATATCCATTGCGATCGTCGGCCAGACCGATATCAGCACAGCTGCCGTCTCGGCCTTTCGTAGCGCCTCCGGTCTCTCCTCCAACCTTCCGACGATCGTAAAGGCCACTGGTTATGTAGCCGGCATCGTCTCAGCAGACGTTGACGAGGCACAACTCGATGTCGAGTGGTCGGGTGCGGTCGCTCCGAACGCCACGATTCTTTTTGTTACCGTAGGCTCAAGTCCGACCGCATCGGTCATGGATGCGCTCAACTACGCAATCTCAAACAACCTTGCTCCCATCGTCTCCATTAGCTACGGCAACTGCGAATCGGGATGGGGCCAGTCCGAGCTCAACAGCATCAATCAGGAGCTCCAGCAGGCCAACGCGCAAGGCATTACTGTCGTCGGTCCCTCTGGCGACTCCGGGGCGACCGACTGCGACATCGATCCCCCCGCAGACTTCGGACTCGCCGTAGATTTCCCCGCTAGCTCGCCCTTCGCCACCTCCGCGGGCGGCTCCATGTTCAACGAGGGCAGCGCGACGGGAACCACTTCCTACTGGAACTCCAACAGCAGCTCGTCGACCTCCAACGCCGGTTCTGCCCTCTCCTACATCCCCGAGACCGTCTGGAACGAATCCAATTCCACTGGCTTCGGTGCCGGCGGCGGCGGAGTCAGTGCCTACTTCAGTAAGCCCGCATGGCAGGTCGGAACAGGCGTCCCATCTGACTCTTCTCGTGACGTTCCTGACGTCTCCTTCAATGCCGCTTCCGGTCACGACGGATATCTCTTCTGCTCCGTAGCCACCTCAGCGGCTTCTCTGACACCGTGCACCAATGGCTTCCGCGACTCGTCCAGCAACCTCGATGTCGTCGGCGGAACCTCCGTCGCTGCTCCCACGTTGGCAGGAGTATTCGCTCTTCTCGAGCAACAGCTTGGGGGAGGAACTGCCAACCGTATAGGCAACGCCAATCCGATGATCTACGGGCTGGCCAACAGCACCTACTACAACAACGTCTTCCACGACATTACCTCGGGCAACAATAACAGCACCTGCCAGCAGGGAACGACCAACTGTCCGAGCGGCGGCAGCATTGGCTATAACGCCGCCCCTGGGTACGACCTCGCAACCGGCTGGGGCTCGCTCGATGTCTACAACTTCGTTAACAAGTGGAAGCTCGTCACGCCTACCGGCTCCGGCGTCGCGACCGGCTCGGCCATCTCCAGTACCACCGTCACAACCTCGGCCGCCACTTGCAGCAACTCCTCCGGTAGTCTCGCCCTCACCATTGCGGTGGCGAACGCTAGCGGCACCAGTCTTACCGCTCCAACTGGCACCGTCCAGATCCTTGTCGACAACGTAGCCCTCACGGGTACCAACACCGCAACGCTCTCCGGCGGAAGCGCAACCTTCACGGTTAACACCTCTACACTCTCCTCCGGCGGCCACACGTTCGGTGCCGTTTACCTCGGCGACGGAAACTATGCTGCCTCCAAGGGCTCACTGTATGCAGACATCGTCTCCAGTTCGCAGAAGGACTTCGCTCTCACTCCTTGCACGGCTCCCAGCTCCACTGCGTCCGGCAGCTCGGCTTCGGGGATCACTTTCACCATCACACCCGCCAACGGCTTCACGGGCACGGTCAACCTGACGGCCAACGTCGACAACAGCGTCGCTGCCAGCTACACCTTCAGCCCCGCGACCGTCACCATCAGCTCCGGAGCCGTGACCTCCACCCTCGTCCTTACCGCCGATCAGAGCTCAACTAGCGGCACCTTCCTTAACGCACAAAATTCGCATCCGGCATCTCACATCGCGCCTTGGTACATCGCTGGTTCTGGAGCCTCCTTAGCCTGCATGATGCTCCTCGTCCTGCCACGCCGCCGTCGCTGGGGAGCTCTGCTCGCCTTGCTTCTCTCCGTAGCCGCGATTTCCGCATCGGGTTGCGGCGGCTCAAGCAGCTCGAGTAGTTCCAGCGGCTCCGGTGGCACCACACCTAGCACGACCTTCGCCGCACGCGGAACGTATACCGTCAACGTGACCGCCATCTCGGGAAGCCTGGTCCACACCTCAACCGTCACCTTTACCGTGCAGTAG
- the ppk1 gene encoding polyphosphate kinase 1 has product MTTTRQATATATKRTAKKDVVTKNAKVKPVENLFLSRDESWLRFNQRVLEEAEDPTNPLLERVKFLAITASNLDEFVEIRVAGILQRIEEGYNQPQPLDEGGLTPQERLDRLSVLLASFVEAQYRCWNDLLLPAMEQEKIRVLQWRQLSDAARTHALQFYENEVDPLLTPVTIDPSHPFPRVLNKALCLALLLRHKRKMNGGSKQVTALGVVTVPRSLPRLIPLPGEDGYCDFILLHELIESRVEHMFRGYEVLSRAAFRVTRNSNLYMQEEESRSVLESVRAELHNRRKGDAVRLEIESSATEEIVERLRTNFELELWQVFRTDGPVNLSRLMNLYSEAKRPSLKYPPFSGKEFRLSAKSVDIFDEMRKRDVMLHHPFDSYKTVEGFIEAGSEDPNVISMKQTLYRTSKDSPIFRALIEAAQSKDVTVVVELMARFDEDSNIRWARELEDAGVGVFHGIFGLKTHCKLALLVRRDPDGMVRRYAHLGTGNYNPVTARFYTDISLMTSRPELTEAVQKVFDYLTAETEDDSYLPLKVAPLTLWDGLVELIERETQHAKSGRPAAIVAKMNGLLDRRIVEALYAASKAGVEVDLIVRGMCSLRPGVKGLSERIRVRSIVGRFLEHSRIFSFANGGNGEIYCGSADWMPRNLVERCEVLFPVTQPELKKRLRDEILAAYLADNTKARLLQPDGEYVRAPRIGTAFSAQEFLIRVAEGSSEKVPQRS; this is encoded by the coding sequence ATGACTACTACGCGACAAGCGACGGCAACTGCAACCAAACGGACTGCAAAGAAAGACGTTGTTACGAAGAACGCTAAGGTAAAACCAGTAGAGAACCTATTTCTGAGCCGGGACGAGTCGTGGCTGCGGTTCAATCAGCGCGTGCTGGAAGAGGCCGAGGACCCGACGAATCCGCTGCTGGAAAGGGTGAAGTTTCTTGCGATTACGGCCAGCAATCTGGATGAGTTTGTCGAGATCCGGGTGGCAGGCATATTGCAGCGGATTGAAGAAGGATACAACCAGCCGCAACCTCTTGATGAGGGCGGGCTGACTCCTCAAGAGCGATTGGACCGACTGAGCGTGTTGCTAGCCAGCTTTGTCGAGGCACAGTACAGATGCTGGAATGATCTGCTGTTACCGGCGATGGAGCAGGAAAAGATTCGGGTGCTCCAGTGGCGACAGCTGAGTGATGCAGCACGAACCCACGCCCTGCAGTTTTACGAGAACGAAGTGGACCCGCTGCTGACGCCGGTTACGATCGATCCCTCTCATCCGTTTCCGCGTGTTTTGAACAAAGCTCTTTGTCTTGCGTTGCTGCTTCGGCATAAACGCAAGATGAATGGAGGATCGAAGCAGGTAACGGCCCTGGGGGTGGTGACGGTACCTCGTTCCCTGCCACGTCTGATCCCGTTGCCGGGAGAGGATGGCTACTGCGATTTCATCCTGCTGCATGAGTTGATCGAGTCTAGGGTGGAACACATGTTCCGGGGCTACGAGGTGCTATCCCGTGCGGCTTTCCGGGTGACGCGAAATAGCAATCTGTACATGCAGGAAGAAGAATCACGGTCGGTTCTCGAAAGTGTTCGCGCTGAGTTACATAATCGGCGTAAGGGTGATGCGGTTCGGTTGGAGATCGAGAGTTCGGCCACAGAAGAGATTGTCGAACGGCTGAGGACAAATTTTGAGCTTGAGCTGTGGCAGGTGTTTCGGACAGATGGGCCGGTGAATCTGTCGCGTTTGATGAATCTTTACTCGGAGGCGAAGCGGCCGTCGCTGAAGTACCCACCATTTTCGGGCAAGGAGTTTCGGCTGAGCGCTAAGTCGGTCGATATCTTCGACGAGATGCGGAAGCGCGATGTGATGCTGCATCATCCCTTTGACTCGTACAAGACGGTGGAAGGATTTATCGAGGCGGGATCAGAAGACCCGAATGTGATCTCGATGAAGCAGACGCTCTATCGAACGAGCAAGGACTCGCCGATCTTCCGGGCGCTGATCGAGGCCGCGCAGAGCAAGGACGTAACCGTTGTGGTCGAATTGATGGCACGCTTCGATGAAGACTCGAACATCCGTTGGGCACGGGAGCTGGAAGATGCTGGGGTAGGAGTTTTCCATGGCATCTTCGGCCTAAAGACACATTGTAAGTTGGCGTTGCTGGTCCGGCGTGATCCGGATGGCATGGTTCGACGATATGCGCATCTGGGGACGGGAAACTACAATCCCGTAACCGCGCGCTTCTACACGGACATCAGCCTGATGACCTCACGTCCTGAACTTACCGAGGCGGTGCAGAAGGTGTTCGACTATCTGACGGCGGAGACCGAGGATGATTCGTATCTGCCGCTGAAGGTCGCACCATTAACCTTGTGGGATGGCCTGGTTGAGCTGATCGAACGAGAGACGCAACATGCCAAATCAGGAAGGCCGGCCGCAATCGTGGCAAAGATGAATGGATTGCTCGACCGGCGCATCGTGGAGGCGCTGTACGCGGCTTCAAAGGCTGGAGTAGAGGTCGACCTGATTGTTCGCGGGATGTGTTCGCTGCGCCCGGGAGTGAAGGGCTTGAGCGAACGGATACGAGTGCGGAGCATTGTGGGGCGGTTTCTCGAACACAGCCGTATCTTTAGCTTTGCAAATGGCGGCAATGGGGAGATCTACTGCGGCAGCGCGGACTGGATGCCTCGAAATCTGGTGGAACGCTGTGAGGTCTTGTTTCCCGTAACACAGCCGGAGCTGAAGAAGCGGCTGCGCGATGAGATTCTTGCCGCCTATCTGGCCGACAATACCAAGGCAAGGCTCCTGCAGCCCGATGGAGAGTACGTTCGGGCTCCGCGGATCGGGACTGCCTTCAGCGCGCAGGAATTTCTGATTCGTGTAGCGGAAGGATCTTCTGAGAAGGTACCTCAGAGGAGCTAG
- a CDS encoding RNA polymerase sigma factor: MPSNDWTIIEQNQLLSQAMERDEPRLRSFIRKYVADSGDAEDVLQDVFYELLETYRLMKPVEHVTAWLFRVARNRMIDLFRRTKASSLNEPTGPGDADDVLVLEDLLPSAEAGPEAAYARNLLIDALDDALEELPPMQRDVFVAHELEGRSFKEISADTGLSVNTLLSRKHYAVLHLRRRLQSIHEDFASK; this comes from the coding sequence ATGCCGAGCAACGATTGGACGATCATCGAGCAGAACCAACTCCTCTCGCAGGCCATGGAAAGGGACGAGCCGAGACTGCGCAGCTTTATTCGCAAGTACGTGGCCGACAGCGGAGACGCCGAAGACGTCCTGCAGGATGTCTTCTACGAACTCCTCGAGACCTACCGCCTCATGAAGCCTGTCGAACATGTAACCGCATGGCTCTTTCGCGTCGCCCGTAATCGTATGATCGACCTCTTCCGCCGAACGAAAGCCAGCTCCCTCAACGAACCAACGGGCCCGGGAGACGCAGACGACGTGCTCGTGCTCGAAGACCTTCTGCCCTCCGCTGAGGCCGGCCCGGAAGCGGCCTACGCGCGCAACCTGCTGATTGACGCGCTCGACGATGCCCTCGAAGAGCTTCCTCCGATGCAGCGCGATGTCTTCGTCGCGCACGAACTCGAAGGCCGCAGTTTTAAGGAGATATCCGCCGACACCGGCCTGAGCGTCAACACGCTGCTCTCGCGCAAACATTACGCGGTCCTCCATCTCAGGCGCAGACTGCAATCGATTCACGAAGATTTTGCAAGTAAGTAA
- a CDS encoding DUF1254 domain-containing protein: MLLQTLRKSSALALFPVLSFLISCNSKPTAESSISPAEARQIAKEAYIYGFPMAANYQTMYKQAIDTSSRDYRGTFNTLNSSKSVATPEDKFVVTPNSDTPYSYLWMDLRAEPVIINMPRIEPDRYYTGQMVDLYTYNFAYLGTRAYGNDGGTFMIVGPNWNGPTPPGIKDVIHSETEFAYLLFRTQLFNAADLPKVNKIQSGYHVQLLSEFLHQPAPPAAPAVNWPKPADIATPSADIFPIVNFVFQYAPANPSEKEFLTRFAKINVGPGQTFNFSSFSPEMQQAINDGIKDATADAAALQKKVDADQVSSGDMFGTRAFLKDNYLYRYFGAKMGLYGNSKQDAIYFGYFVDGNHQPLDASKSSYELHFPKGTLPPNKAFWSLTMYDGKTQFLVENPLKRYLLNSTTLKSYKYGPDGSLTLYLSHDNPGPTKQSNWLPAPDGPFYSVLRVYMPGDSVLDGTWKKPPLQPVSMK, encoded by the coding sequence ATGCTCCTGCAGACCCTGCGGAAGTCCTCCGCTCTTGCTCTGTTCCCCGTCCTGTCCTTCCTAATTAGCTGCAACTCCAAACCCACAGCCGAATCTTCGATCTCGCCTGCCGAGGCACGCCAGATCGCCAAAGAGGCCTACATCTACGGATTCCCGATGGCCGCCAACTACCAGACCATGTACAAGCAAGCCATCGACACCTCCAGTCGCGACTACCGCGGAACTTTCAACACCCTCAACAGCTCCAAATCCGTCGCCACCCCTGAAGACAAATTCGTCGTCACCCCCAACTCCGACACCCCCTACTCCTACCTCTGGATGGACCTCCGCGCCGAGCCCGTCATCATCAACATGCCGCGCATCGAGCCCGACCGCTACTACACCGGCCAAATGGTCGATCTCTACACCTATAACTTCGCCTACCTCGGCACCCGCGCCTACGGCAACGACGGCGGAACCTTCATGATCGTCGGCCCCAACTGGAACGGCCCAACGCCGCCGGGTATCAAGGACGTCATCCACTCCGAGACCGAGTTCGCGTATCTCCTCTTCCGCACCCAGCTCTTCAACGCGGCTGATCTTCCCAAGGTCAACAAAATCCAGTCCGGATACCACGTCCAGCTTCTCAGCGAATTCCTCCACCAACCCGCACCCCCGGCTGCACCCGCCGTCAACTGGCCAAAGCCAGCCGACATCGCGACCCCCTCCGCCGATATCTTCCCGATCGTCAACTTCGTCTTCCAATACGCCCCGGCCAACCCGTCGGAAAAAGAATTTCTGACACGCTTCGCCAAAATCAACGTCGGCCCCGGCCAGACCTTCAACTTCAGCAGCTTCTCCCCTGAGATGCAACAAGCCATCAACGACGGCATCAAGGACGCCACCGCCGACGCTGCCGCCCTCCAGAAGAAGGTTGACGCCGACCAAGTCTCCAGTGGAGATATGTTTGGCACCCGCGCCTTCCTCAAGGACAACTACCTCTATCGCTACTTCGGGGCCAAGATGGGCCTCTACGGCAACTCGAAACAGGACGCCATCTACTTCGGTTATTTCGTCGACGGCAACCACCAGCCTCTCGATGCCTCAAAATCCAGCTACGAACTCCACTTTCCCAAGGGCACCCTCCCCCCGAATAAGGCCTTCTGGTCCCTCACGATGTACGACGGCAAGACCCAGTTCCTCGTAGAGAACCCTCTCAAGCGTTACCTCCTCAACTCCACCACGCTCAAGTCCTACAAATACGGCCCTGACGGCTCCCTGACCCTCTACCTCTCCCACGACAACCCCGGCCCCACCAAGCAATCCAACTGGCTGCCCGCGCCCGACGGCCCTTTCTACTCCGTCCTTCGCGTCTATATGCCCGGCGATTCGGTCCTCGACGGCACCTGGAAGAAGCCCCCGTTGCAGCCTGTTTCAATGAAGTAG